A genomic region of Oncorhynchus mykiss isolate Arlee chromosome 16, USDA_OmykA_1.1, whole genome shotgun sequence contains the following coding sequences:
- the LOC110491085 gene encoding immunoglobulin-like and fibronectin type III domain-containing protein 1 gives MLRVSISNSESSSPLLITSSECSDSGIYTIGVKNLVDQETFSVGVRVTDDPKPPGPVELEENVPGTMTVIWEPSPDEMCDDHLHYSVSKRDSIKGSWSTVARQALQQQVHHFRVYAKKDTGMSAPS, from the exons atgctg CGGGTCAGTATCTCTAACTCTGAATCGTCATCTCCGCTACTGATCACTTCATCTGAGTGCTCTGATTCAGGGATCTACACCATAGGGGTCAAAAACCTAGTGGACCAGGAAACCTTCAGCgtgggggttagggttacag ATGATCCCAAGCCCCCAGGACCAGTAGAACTTGAGGAGAACGTCCCAGGCACTATGACAGTTATCTGGGAACCATCACCTGATGAGATGTGTGACGATCACCTCCACTACTCTGTGTCTAAACGAGACTCCATCAAAGGCTCATGGAGCACAGTGGCCCGACAGGCTCTTCAACAACAAGTTCACCACTTCCGTGTCTACGCTAAGAAGGACACGGGCATGTCGGCCCCATCTTAG